The following coding sequences are from one Acidobacteriota bacterium window:
- a CDS encoding transposase: MKNKRKFSLEFKRNLVEEIETGMLSMAQAIRQHELCYTVIRRWKEQYERGQLNNEPSEIGAMKNKIAELERKVGQQAMEIDLLKKAREHYVRSLNEKSSVLTGKEILERGAKS; the protein is encoded by the coding sequence ATGAAGAACAAGAGAAAATTCAGTCTGGAATTCAAAAGGAACCTGGTGGAAGAGATCGAGACCGGGATGCTGAGCATGGCGCAAGCGATCCGACAACACGAGCTTTGCTACACAGTCATCCGCAGGTGGAAGGAGCAGTACGAGCGAGGGCAACTGAATAACGAGCCGTCGGAAATCGGGGCGATGAAGAACAAGATCGCAGAGCTGGAACGCAAAGTGGGTCAACAGGCGATGGAAATCGATCTTTTAAAAAAAGCCCGGGAACACTATGTGCGGAGTCTAAACGAGAAGTCATCCGTGCTTACGGGAAAGGAGATATTGGAACGAGGTGCGAAATCATGA
- a CDS encoding GTP-binding protein — translation MEEHLKFVIVGHVDHGKSTLIGRLFYDTGCLPKEKIEEVRKICEELGRDMEFGFVMDHLEEERSQGITIDTAQTFFKTPKRRYVIIDAPGHKEFIKNMITGASQAEAAILIVDANEGVREQTKRHAYILSMLGLEQVIVVINKMDLVGYAEGRFNEVKKDLLVFLSSIGISPTYIIPISARDGDNVALKSGRMSWYQGPTVLEALDTFKVKEAAVEKPLRFPIQDVYKVRDKRILVGRIEAGKIRKGDEIVFLPQETKTKVNSIEMLWKDRTEAEAGESIGITLCDQLFIERGAVSCSMDNRPVITNRIRANVFWMSKRPFIVGENLHFRVATQEVPITIEVEKKIDSSTLETISDNPDSVMETEVAQMLISSKDPIVVENFNNIQELGRFVLVRDLDVVAGGIITHTDNV, via the coding sequence GTGGAAGAACATCTTAAGTTCGTCATCGTCGGCCACGTCGATCATGGTAAATCAACGTTGATCGGGAGGCTCTTCTACGATACAGGCTGCCTCCCGAAGGAGAAGATAGAGGAAGTCCGGAAGATATGCGAAGAACTCGGGAGGGACATGGAGTTCGGCTTCGTCATGGATCACCTCGAAGAAGAACGCTCTCAGGGAATCACCATCGATACTGCGCAGACCTTCTTCAAGACGCCGAAGAGACGCTACGTTATCATCGATGCCCCCGGCCACAAAGAGTTTATCAAGAACATGATAACCGGTGCTTCGCAGGCGGAAGCCGCCATCCTCATCGTCGATGCGAACGAGGGGGTCCGGGAACAGACAAAGAGGCATGCGTATATCCTCAGCATGCTCGGTCTCGAACAGGTAATCGTCGTCATCAACAAGATGGATCTGGTTGGCTATGCAGAGGGGCGGTTCAACGAGGTAAAGAAGGACCTGCTTGTCTTCCTTTCCTCCATCGGTATTTCCCCGACCTACATAATCCCGATCTCGGCGAGGGATGGAGACAACGTGGCCCTTAAGTCCGGCAGGATGTCCTGGTACCAGGGTCCGACCGTTCTGGAAGCGCTCGACACTTTCAAAGTAAAGGAGGCGGCGGTAGAGAAGCCCCTCCGGTTCCCGATCCAGGATGTCTATAAAGTAAGAGACAAAAGAATCCTCGTCGGGAGGATTGAAGCGGGAAAGATCCGCAAAGGTGATGAGATAGTCTTCCTTCCGCAGGAGACGAAGACCAAGGTCAACTCAATCGAGATGCTCTGGAAGGATCGGACGGAGGCAGAGGCTGGAGAGAGCATCGGCATCACGCTGTGCGATCAGCTCTTCATCGAGAGAGGCGCTGTTTCCTGCTCGATGGACAACAGGCCTGTCATAACGAACAGGATCAGGGCCAATGTCTTCTGGATGTCCAAACGTCCCTTTATAGTCGGCGAGAATCTTCACTTTCGCGTGGCGACCCAGGAAGTTCCTATCACAATTGAAGTAGAGAAGAAGATAGATTCATCGACGCTCGAGACCATCTCAGATAATCCCGATTCCGTTATGGAGACGGAAGTGGCGCAGATGCTGATCAGCTCGAAGGATCCAATCGTCGTTGAGAACTTCAATAACATTCAGGAGCTGGGGCGTTTTGTCTTGGTTCGTGATCTTGACGTGGTTGCTGGCGGAATCATCACCCACACTGATAACGTCTGA
- a CDS encoding alkaline phosphatase family protein, with amino-acid sequence MGGNGSRKNRVCVIGLDGVPHGLLLDLAQKRIMPAMMRLIASGHLHKMKASLPEISSVSWTDFMTGSNPGTHGIFGFTDLWDRSYDLRFPNFLSLKKETFWDFLGQKGKRCIIINQPSTYPARKINGALVSGFVAIDPNKAIFPLSHKAALDRMGYQIDIDTSKARLDHEFLWRELDKTLIGSQKAFQYFWEQEWDYFEFVLTGTDRLHHYLWSAYEDESHPYHKNFLDYYHRVDQLIDEIVTSFQKLTGEEERLYLLSDHGFTGIEQEVYLNTWLEQNGFLKFSSPSAEKLSEISSESKVFALDPNRIYLNLKGKFPKGTVDKADVKYLKQEIAMGVAELGFSGKKVIRKVFDAEEIYSGPLVTKGPDLIALGENGFDMKGAIRKKEIFIRTDLQGMHTWDDAFFWARRDHGKDLSISNLANIIMESF; translated from the coding sequence ATGGGCGGTAATGGAAGCAGGAAAAATCGAGTCTGTGTCATAGGGCTGGACGGCGTTCCGCACGGACTCTTGCTGGATCTTGCGCAGAAACGGATCATGCCAGCCATGATGAGGCTCATCGCCTCCGGCCATCTCCACAAAATGAAGGCGAGTCTTCCCGAGATCTCCTCGGTGAGCTGGACTGACTTCATGACGGGGAGCAATCCTGGCACGCACGGAATTTTCGGCTTCACAGACCTGTGGGACAGGTCCTACGACCTTCGTTTTCCCAATTTTCTGAGCTTGAAGAAGGAGACCTTTTGGGACTTTCTGGGACAGAAGGGTAAGAGGTGCATCATCATCAACCAGCCTTCGACATATCCCGCCCGAAAGATCAACGGCGCTCTCGTCTCCGGCTTCGTTGCCATCGATCCCAACAAGGCAATCTTTCCGCTCAGCCACAAAGCGGCTCTCGACAGGATGGGTTATCAGATAGACATCGATACCTCAAAGGCAAGGCTGGATCACGAGTTTCTCTGGAGAGAGCTGGATAAAACGTTGATCGGCAGTCAGAAAGCGTTCCAGTACTTCTGGGAACAGGAGTGGGACTATTTTGAATTCGTACTCACTGGAACGGACAGGCTCCACCATTATCTCTGGAGCGCGTACGAGGATGAGAGCCATCCTTATCATAAGAACTTCCTCGATTATTATCACAGGGTCGATCAACTGATTGATGAGATCGTGACCTCGTTCCAGAAACTGACCGGCGAAGAAGAGAGGCTCTATCTACTGTCCGACCACGGGTTCACCGGGATCGAACAGGAAGTCTATCTCAACACCTGGCTGGAGCAGAACGGCTTCCTGAAGTTCAGCTCGCCTTCCGCTGAAAAGCTCTCGGAGATCTCTTCCGAGAGCAAGGTCTTCGCCCTCGATCCCAATAGAATCTATCTTAACCTGAAGGGAAAGTTCCCGAAAGGGACGGTCGATAAAGCGGATGTAAAATATCTCAAGCAAGAGATCGCTATGGGTGTTGCAGAGCTTGGATTCAGCGGGAAGAAAGTCATCAGGAAGGTCTTCGACGCCGAAGAAATATACTCCGGCCCGCTCGTTACAAAGGGTCCCGATCTCATCGCCCTTGGCGAAAACGGTTTCGACATGAAGGGAGCCATCCGGAAAAAGGAGATCTTCATCCGGACTGACCTGCAGGGGATGCATACATGGGACGATGCCTTCTTCTGGGCGAGGCGGGATCATGGAAAGGATCTTTCCATATCGAATCTGGCGAACATCATCATGGAGAGTTTCTAA
- the tadA gene encoding tRNA adenosine(34) deaminase TadA, with the protein MIRIDSVSEDERYMKMAFEEAYKAKERDEVPIGAIIIKNGEVIGRGFNRPILTSDPTAHAEIIAMREAALVTGNYRLVDSTLYVTIEPCLMCLGAMIHARIKRLVYGSDDPKAGAVGFIETIERSGANLNHHLEISSGILKRSCAGIIENFFLEKRKLTKKK; encoded by the coding sequence ATGATCAGAATAGACAGTGTCTCTGAAGATGAAAGATATATGAAGATGGCGTTCGAGGAAGCCTACAAGGCAAAAGAGCGAGACGAAGTCCCCATCGGAGCCATCATCATCAAGAACGGGGAGGTCATCGGCCGAGGATTCAACCGCCCCATCCTCACGTCTGACCCGACTGCGCACGCCGAGATCATTGCCATGAGGGAGGCGGCTCTCGTCACGGGAAACTACCGGCTGGTGGACAGCACGCTCTATGTTACAATTGAACCTTGCCTGATGTGCCTCGGAGCCATGATCCATGCCAGAATAAAGCGGCTCGTTTATGGCAGCGACGATCCAAAGGCAGGAGCCGTGGGTTTCATTGAGACCATCGAAAGATCTGGGGCGAACCTGAACCATCATCTGGAGATCTCATCCGGAATATTGAAAAGAAGCTGCGCCGGTATCATAGAGAACTTCTTCCTCGAGAAGAGAAAGCTGACGAAGAAGAAATAG
- a CDS encoding radical SAM protein, which produces MRASSTTKDFYIQWHITDHCNLRCIDCYQDSFTSGGELDMNGLKKICTGFKEAMDRWDCKLKVALTGGEPLLKKEIWALLEILDAADFVSETGIITNGTMFGRDSTGLNASKSGHAPEELRRFQKLRNVFVSLDGATAATNDLIRGNGTFKKTVRNIRSLAEAAIPVTIMFTLMKQNLHEAPAMFELSLSLGVDGLIVERFIPLGQGKKITDCVVSGYELNDLYEKICLMCDLTYDPEEMVKYRAIKIEFIAEAESAMRRPHLYGAECIVARDGMALLPDGTVLPCRRFNLPIGNMLHEPLYKIWDSSEVLNEIRKRENLKGVCGVCEIPDCIGCRAMTFALTGDYLAEDPHCWKEG; this is translated from the coding sequence ATGCGAGCCAGTTCGACAACAAAGGATTTCTACATTCAGTGGCACATCACCGACCATTGCAATCTGAGGTGCATTGATTGCTATCAGGATAGCTTCACAAGCGGCGGGGAGCTAGACATGAACGGACTCAAGAAGATCTGCACCGGTTTTAAAGAGGCGATGGACCGATGGGATTGCAAACTCAAGGTTGCCTTGACCGGCGGCGAGCCCCTGCTCAAAAAGGAGATCTGGGCCTTATTGGAGATCCTCGATGCGGCTGATTTCGTCTCGGAAACGGGAATCATCACTAACGGCACCATGTTCGGCCGAGACTCAACAGGATTGAATGCATCAAAGAGCGGGCACGCTCCCGAAGAATTGCGCCGCTTCCAAAAACTGAGAAACGTCTTTGTCTCCCTTGATGGCGCAACGGCTGCAACGAACGACCTCATCCGCGGAAACGGAACATTTAAGAAGACCGTCAGGAATATCAGAAGCCTCGCGGAAGCCGCCATTCCCGTGACCATTATGTTCACCTTGATGAAGCAAAATCTCCACGAGGCACCAGCCATGTTTGAGCTTTCGCTTTCTCTAGGAGTGGATGGTCTCATCGTTGAACGCTTCATCCCCCTCGGGCAGGGAAAGAAGATCACCGATTGTGTTGTCTCTGGATATGAACTCAATGATCTATACGAGAAGATCTGCCTGATGTGCGATCTTACGTACGATCCTGAAGAGATGGTGAAGTACCGCGCCATCAAGATAGAATTCATTGCAGAGGCGGAGAGCGCCATGCGAAGGCCTCACCTGTATGGCGCTGAATGCATCGTGGCGCGGGATGGAATGGCTCTCCTGCCGGATGGAACGGTGCTTCCCTGCCGCCGGTTCAATCTGCCCATCGGTAACATGCTTCACGAGCCTCTGTATAAGATCTGGGATAGCTCTGAAGTCCTCAATGAGATCCGAAAGAGGGAGAATCTAAAAGGAGTCTGCGGGGTCTGTGAGATCCCGGATTGCATCGGCTGCAGGGCCATGACATTCGCACTCACAGGCGATTACCTTGCCGAAGACCCTCACTGCTGGAAAGAAGGATAA
- a CDS encoding alkaline phosphatase family protein encodes MGRCLLLGEAGSWKGSFHIESGEHHHGEFLILPPRRFKKFTLIAGLFLFISLPAQAYIGPGAGFAFLTSFFIIFLVFLLAILSLLAWPFRFIFRLLRGRRVFGKSSINRLVIIGLDGMEPSLAEKYMTQGKLPNLLKLKENGSYARLQTTTPAISPVAWSSFMTGSNPSKHNIFDFLSRDPRTYLPDLSSARIGKPKRVLSLGKYSIPLSKPEIRGMRKSIPFWKILGDRGIHSTILRVPITFPPEKFKGHLLSGMCAPDLKGSQGTFSFYTSDQERLKEKEGGLNIPVTVNGNTIETYISGPENTMLKDAAEIRLPLKITLDKEKEEAIIEVSGQKFRVKKNLFSDWIRITFRPGLGIKVSSICRFFVSRIEPCFEMYLTPLNIDPGKPALPISHPFYYSVYLSKLLGSFITLGEANDTWALNEGVLSEEAFLDLTYSNHKEWEEMLFNALDKIKKGLITCVFETTDSIQHMFFRYLDERHPALRKTQSRMSGRVIEELYQKMDEMVGKVMDRLDDRSVLIIMSDHGFKSFRRGVNLNSWLYRSGYLSLKDGKRESGEWFKDVDWERTKAYALGLGGLYINKKGREAKGIVHPGEETAALKRDLIQKLSGLKDSEGGAVAINQLFDRDALYSGPYRENAPDLIIGYGDGYRASWDSVKGKVNDTVIEDNDKAWSGDHCIDPRIVPGVFFCNKRIKSANPSIMDIAPTALELFGLPIPVHMDGRPLIDMQGLQIAPSDAKESEGKKVGKESGKRRKREN; translated from the coding sequence ATGGGACGATGCCTTCTTCTGGGCGAGGCGGGATCATGGAAAGGATCTTTCCATATCGAATCTGGCGAACATCATCATGGAGAGTTTCTAATATTGCCGCCAAGACGCTTTAAAAAATTCACTCTCATCGCAGGGCTGTTCCTTTTCATTTCACTTCCCGCGCAAGCCTATATCGGGCCGGGGGCAGGCTTCGCCTTCCTCACCTCTTTTTTCATAATCTTCCTGGTCTTCCTCCTTGCCATCTTATCCCTTCTCGCGTGGCCCTTCCGGTTTATCTTTCGGCTGCTTAGAGGAAGGAGGGTTTTTGGAAAGAGCAGTATTAACAGACTTGTCATCATCGGTCTCGATGGGATGGAGCCTTCGCTTGCAGAGAAGTACATGACGCAGGGGAAGCTCCCGAACCTCTTGAAGTTGAAAGAGAACGGTTCCTATGCACGGCTCCAGACGACGACGCCGGCCATCTCTCCAGTTGCATGGTCATCCTTTATGACCGGCTCCAACCCCTCCAAGCACAACATCTTCGATTTCCTGAGCCGCGATCCGAGAACCTACCTTCCGGACCTATCGTCGGCACGCATCGGAAAACCTAAAAGGGTTCTTTCCCTGGGGAAATACAGCATCCCGCTCTCGAAGCCGGAGATCAGAGGGATGCGCAAGAGCATACCATTCTGGAAAATTCTCGGCGACAGGGGAATCCATTCCACGATCCTGCGTGTGCCGATAACATTCCCGCCTGAAAAATTTAAGGGGCATCTTCTCTCAGGGATGTGCGCCCCGGATTTGAAGGGGAGCCAGGGGACGTTCTCCTTCTACACGTCAGATCAGGAACGTCTAAAAGAGAAAGAGGGTGGACTCAACATTCCGGTCACGGTAAACGGGAATACGATTGAGACGTACATATCGGGGCCGGAGAACACGATGCTCAAAGATGCTGCGGAGATACGTCTTCCTCTGAAGATAACCCTGGATAAAGAAAAAGAAGAAGCCATCATAGAAGTATCGGGCCAGAAGTTCAGGGTGAAAAAGAATCTCTTCTCTGACTGGATCAGAATCACGTTCCGTCCCGGGCTTGGAATCAAGGTTAGCTCGATTTGCCGCTTCTTCGTCTCGCGGATAGAGCCCTGCTTCGAGATGTACCTGACGCCCCTTAACATCGATCCCGGGAAGCCAGCGCTTCCCATCTCCCATCCTTTCTATTATTCCGTCTATCTCTCCAAGCTGCTCGGGAGCTTCATCACACTCGGGGAAGCCAACGATACCTGGGCTCTGAACGAAGGAGTTTTGAGCGAGGAGGCCTTCCTTGACCTGACCTACTCCAACCACAAGGAATGGGAGGAGATGCTCTTCAACGCGCTCGACAAGATTAAGAAGGGGCTTATAACCTGTGTATTCGAGACGACGGACAGCATCCAGCACATGTTCTTCCGCTATCTCGACGAGAGACATCCCGCCCTCAGGAAGACTCAGAGCAGAATGAGTGGCAGAGTCATCGAGGAGCTCTATCAGAAGATGGACGAGATGGTGGGGAAGGTCATGGACAGACTCGATGACAGGAGCGTGCTCATCATCATGTCCGATCATGGATTCAAGTCCTTCCGAAGGGGAGTCAACCTGAACTCCTGGCTATACCGCAGTGGCTACCTTTCTCTGAAAGATGGAAAGAGGGAAAGTGGAGAGTGGTTCAAGGATGTTGACTGGGAAAGGACGAAAGCTTACGCTCTTGGACTGGGCGGCCTCTACATCAATAAGAAAGGGAGGGAGGCGAAAGGCATCGTCCATCCCGGAGAAGAAACGGCTGCTCTCAAAAGAGATCTCATTCAGAAACTGAGCGGACTCAAGGATTCCGAAGGAGGCGCGGTGGCGATCAATCAGCTCTTCGATCGCGATGCTCTTTACTCCGGTCCATACAGGGAAAACGCTCCCGATCTGATCATCGGCTACGGCGACGGGTACAGAGCTTCATGGGATTCCGTGAAGGGAAAGGTTAACGACACTGTCATAGAAGACAATGATAAGGCCTGGAGCGGCGACCACTGCATTGATCCAAGGATCGTTCCAGGGGTCTTCTTCTGTAACAAGAGGATAAAGAGTGCGAATCCCTCCATCATGGATATCGCTCCAACCGCGCTCGAACTTTTCGGGCTGCCGATCCCCGTACACATGGACGGCCGTCCGCTCATCGATATGCAAGGTTTGCAGATAGCTCCTTCAGACGCGAAGGAATCAGAGGGAAAGAAGGTAGGGAAGGAAAGCGGGAAGCGGAGAAAAAGGGAAAATTAG
- a CDS encoding DNA-3-methyladenine glycosylase I, which yields MIDLFSTSVSRCPWPADDLLMIAYHDTEWGVPLHDDLRLFEFMVLDTFQAGLNWKTILHKRDSFRNSFAGFDPARVARFNNTKIARLLQDIRIIRNRLKIEATVRNARAFLQIQEEFGSFDDYLWAFVDGKPRINRWKTLRQIPANTLLSDALSKDLKRRGFSFIGSTICYAFMQAAGLVNDHLISCFRHAELERLARNTSNY from the coding sequence ATGATTGACCTATTCAGCACTTCAGTGTCGCGCTGCCCATGGCCTGCCGATGACTTGCTGATGATCGCCTACCATGATACGGAATGGGGTGTACCCCTTCACGATGACTTGCGACTCTTCGAGTTCATGGTCCTGGATACGTTTCAAGCGGGCTTAAACTGGAAGACCATCCTGCACAAGCGGGACTCATTTCGCAATAGCTTTGCAGGGTTCGATCCAGCCAGGGTAGCACGGTTCAACAACACGAAGATCGCCAGGCTTCTTCAGGACATCAGGATCATCAGAAACCGTCTCAAGATAGAAGCCACTGTAAGAAATGCGAGAGCCTTTCTCCAGATCCAGGAAGAGTTCGGTTCCTTCGATGATTATCTGTGGGCATTTGTGGATGGAAAGCCAAGGATCAATCGATGGAAAACTCTCCGACAGATCCCAGCCAATACTCTACTGTCGGATGCCCTGAGCAAGGATCTGAAGCGGCGGGGCTTTTCCTTCATCGGCAGCACTATTTGCTATGCTTTCATGCAGGCCGCCGGACTTGTGAATGATCACCTCATCAGCTGTTTCCGCCACGCCGAACTCGAACGTCTCGCACGTAATACCAGCAACTATTAG
- a CDS encoding alkaline phosphatase family protein: protein MKELDRREFIKLGLATGSLAVIGDGGEIVAKVLGKRESSVKVIVLGFDGMDPLIVGTLMEQGRLPHFQKLRSEGGYRPLRTSIPPQSPVAWSNFITGTNPGGHAIYDFIHRNPDNYFPYLSTSRTEGASKTIKIGNYVLPISGGKVELLRKGRAFWQILEDHDIPATIFKIPSNFPPAETKQRTISGMGTPDIVGSYGIFNFYTTEPTEMKPDIGGGKIHLVRVYNNKVEAQLPGPKNSFKKDNPTSGIKFTVYIDPWNPVAKVAIQDHEFILREKEWSAWKRISFKMIPTQSVSGICKFYLKEAHPRFKLYISAVNIDPAAPALPISTPESYAEELEKKFGPFYTKGLPADTNALDHGVLDDEEFLQQDQEVHEESLKMYDYELNRFESGLLFYYISSTDQRQHMFWRLIDKQHPAHDPILAVKHGSAIEDIYVEMDKILAKTIEKVDKDTVIMVMSDHGFASYRRSFNLNTWLKENAYMKLIDSRRQEDFEFFLNTDWLRTRAYALGLNGLYINLKGREGKGVVEQSEKENLVREIARKLEQVVDPLTGDKVINRAYVATDVYQGPYVNEAPDIVVGYNRGYRCSWATPLGRLPKPLLEDNLEKWSGDHCMDPELIPGVIFSNRRIAMESPSLYDLTATILHLFGIEKPKEMIGRNIF, encoded by the coding sequence ATGAAGGAGCTGGATAGAAGGGAATTCATAAAACTGGGACTGGCAACCGGCTCACTGGCCGTCATCGGCGACGGCGGAGAGATCGTCGCGAAAGTCCTGGGCAAGAGGGAGAGCTCCGTCAAGGTCATCGTCCTCGGCTTCGATGGTATGGACCCTTTAATCGTAGGGACGTTGATGGAGCAGGGTAGGCTTCCCCACTTCCAGAAACTCCGGAGCGAGGGAGGATACAGGCCGCTCCGGACGAGCATCCCTCCTCAGAGTCCGGTGGCATGGTCGAACTTCATCACAGGGACGAACCCGGGCGGTCACGCGATCTACGACTTCATCCATCGAAATCCCGACAATTATTTCCCCTATCTTTCCACGTCTCGCACGGAAGGGGCCAGCAAGACGATAAAAATTGGAAACTATGTTCTTCCCATATCGGGAGGCAAGGTGGAACTCCTGCGCAAGGGAAGGGCGTTCTGGCAGATCCTGGAAGATCATGACATTCCCGCTACCATCTTCAAGATTCCATCCAACTTCCCCCCCGCGGAGACTAAGCAGAGGACGATCTCAGGGATGGGAACGCCGGACATTGTGGGAAGCTACGGCATCTTCAACTTCTACACGACCGAGCCGACAGAGATGAAGCCGGACATCGGCGGCGGGAAGATCCATCTCGTTCGCGTCTATAACAACAAGGTCGAGGCGCAACTCCCCGGTCCAAAGAACAGCTTTAAAAAGGACAACCCCACATCGGGGATAAAGTTCACCGTTTACATCGATCCCTGGAATCCGGTTGCGAAAGTGGCCATTCAGGACCACGAGTTCATTCTCAGGGAAAAAGAGTGGAGTGCATGGAAACGGATCTCATTCAAGATGATTCCCACTCAGAGTGTAAGCGGCATATGCAAATTCTACCTCAAGGAGGCTCATCCCCGGTTCAAGCTTTACATCTCTGCTGTAAACATCGATCCGGCTGCTCCAGCCCTTCCAATCTCCACACCGGAAAGTTATGCGGAAGAACTGGAAAAGAAGTTCGGCCCTTTTTACACAAAGGGTCTCCCTGCCGATACGAACGCCCTGGATCATGGAGTCTTGGACGATGAGGAGTTTCTGCAACAGGATCAGGAAGTCCACGAAGAGAGCCTGAAGATGTACGACTATGAGTTGAACAGGTTTGAGTCCGGTCTTCTCTTCTATTACATATCGAGCACGGATCAGCGCCAGCACATGTTCTGGAGGTTGATCGACAAGCAGCATCCAGCGCATGACCCGATCCTGGCGGTAAAGCATGGTAGCGCCATCGAAGACATCTATGTGGAAATGGATAAGATTCTGGCAAAGACGATTGAAAAAGTGGACAAGGATACGGTAATCATGGTCATGTCGGACCATGGCTTCGCATCCTACCGCCGCTCCTTCAATCTGAACACCTGGCTCAAAGAGAATGCCTACATGAAGCTCATAGATTCGCGGAGGCAGGAGGATTTCGAGTTCTTCCTGAACACCGACTGGTTGAGAACGAGAGCATACGCCCTAGGGTTGAACGGGCTTTACATCAACCTTAAGGGAAGAGAGGGGAAAGGAGTCGTCGAGCAGTCAGAGAAAGAGAATCTGGTCCGTGAGATTGCTCGAAAGTTAGAGCAGGTCGTGGATCCGCTGACCGGCGATAAAGTCATTAACAGAGCTTATGTTGCCACAGACGTCTATCAGGGTCCTTACGTGAATGAAGCCCCGGACATCGTCGTCGGATACAACCGCGGTTACCGCTGTTCCTGGGCCACTCCTCTCGGAAGGTTGCCGAAGCCGCTCCTGGAGGATAATCTGGAGAAATGGAGCGGGGATCACTGCATGGACCCCGAACTGATCCCGGGGGTCATCTTCTCCAATCGCAGGATCGCGATGGAATCTCCATCGCTCTATGACCTGACGGCCACGATCCTCCATCTCTTCGGCATTGAGAAACCGAAGGAGATGATTGGCCGGAACATATTTTGA
- the cysD gene encoding sulfate adenylyltransferase subunit CysD — MNYLDELESKSIYIIREAYKQFRNIAMLWSIGKDSTTLLWLVRKAFYDQIPFPVMHIDTGYKFKEIYEFRDDRAREWGLRLLIAKNDRALAEGMGPDKSKLDCCTALKTEALKMAIAKHKFRALLLGIRRDEHGIRAKERVFSPRDQEFKWDYKNQPPELWDQYKSKQSDEDHIRVHPMLHWTELDIWEYVKREGIPIVNLYFAKNGKRFRSIGCETCCNPVSSDADTIDKIVEELRTTTMAERSGRSQDKESAYIMQKLRSLGYM; from the coding sequence ATGAATTATCTGGATGAACTGGAAAGCAAGAGCATCTACATTATCAGGGAAGCCTACAAGCAATTCCGGAACATTGCGATGCTATGGTCGATCGGGAAGGATTCCACGACGCTTCTATGGCTCGTGAGAAAAGCCTTCTACGACCAGATCCCTTTTCCAGTCATGCACATCGATACGGGCTATAAATTCAAGGAGATCTATGAGTTCAGAGATGACAGAGCCAGGGAATGGGGGTTGAGACTGCTCATTGCAAAGAACGATAGAGCCCTCGCCGAAGGGATGGGTCCGGACAAGAGCAAGCTAGACTGCTGCACCGCCCTGAAGACTGAAGCTCTCAAGATGGCGATCGCCAAGCATAAGTTCAGAGCGCTTCTCCTCGGTATCAGACGGGACGAGCACGGGATACGCGCGAAGGAGCGGGTCTTCTCACCGCGCGACCAGGAGTTCAAGTGGGATTACAAGAATCAACCGCCGGAGCTGTGGGACCAGTACAAGTCCAAACAGTCCGATGAAGACCATATCCGTGTTCATCCGATGCTTCACTGGACGGAGCTCGACATCTGGGAATACGTTAAGCGCGAAGGGATACCGATCGTGAATCTCTACTTCGCCAAGAACGGGAAGAGATTCCGCTCGATCGGTTGCGAGACCTGCTGTAATCCGGTATCTTCTGATGCCGACACGATCGATAAAATCGTTGAAGAGTTGAGAACAACCACGATGGCAGAACGTTCCGGAAGGTCACAGGATAAAGAATCGGCTTACATCATGCAGAAGTTGAGAAGCCTTGGGTACATGTGA
- a CDS encoding IS3 family transposase codes for MRAYGKGDIGTRCEIMKIPRSTYYHKVKKKDEEGEKELVRMIEAIVVEFPRYGYRRVTKELLRRSRHVNHKVVLKLMRQHGLLCKRKRSFVTHTTDSRHAHPIYPNLIKEIVATGINQIWVSDITYIRILRSFVYLAVIMDAFSRKVVGYAVSGWLDRTLTIAALTMAIESRNPPPGCIHHPDRGVQYAAEEYVDILKAGKFRISMSDKGNPYDNPLGAVQRKP; via the coding sequence ATCCGTGCTTACGGGAAAGGAGATATTGGAACGAGGTGCGAAATCATGAAGATCCCGAGGAGCACCTACTATCACAAGGTGAAAAAGAAGGATGAGGAGGGAGAGAAGGAGCTTGTGAGAATGATTGAAGCCATCGTGGTGGAATTTCCGAGATACGGATACCGGAGAGTGACGAAAGAGCTTCTGCGGCGGAGCCGACATGTGAACCACAAGGTTGTTTTGAAGCTGATGCGCCAGCACGGGCTTCTGTGCAAGAGGAAGCGCTCGTTTGTCACTCATACGACCGACAGCCGTCATGCACATCCGATCTATCCGAACCTGATCAAAGAGATCGTCGCAACCGGGATCAACCAGATCTGGGTTTCGGACATCACCTACATACGGATACTGAGGAGTTTCGTGTATCTGGCGGTGATTATGGATGCATTTTCGCGGAAGGTGGTCGGGTATGCGGTCTCCGGGTGGCTGGACAGGACGTTGACGATCGCTGCATTGACCATGGCGATCGAGAGCAGGAATCCGCCGCCGGGCTGTATTCATCATCCGGACCGGGGAGTGCAGTACGCTGCCGAAGAGTATGTTGATATTCTGAAAGCCGGGAAGTTTCGGATCAGCATGTCGGACAAGGGCAACCCGTATGACAACCCATTGGGTGCAGTTCAGCGCAAACCATAA